CTTGGTATATTTGGAACGGCCGTAATAGTCCTATGCTCTATATTATTTGGGTATTCAACTATCCTTGGGTGGTCCTACTATGGTGAAAAATGCTTTGAATATCTTTTTGGGGTTAAGAAAAAATATCTGTATAAGATAGTCTTCTTATTTACAGTATTTTTTGGATCTATTACATATGTTGATATAGTATGGAACATATCGGATATGTTTAACGGGCTTATGGCAATTCCTAACTTAATAGCTTTAGTAGCATTGGGCGGAATTGTAGTTGGCGAAGTAAAAAAGTATTTTAAATAAATAGAGGCGATTATGGGCATTGATTTAATAAAAAAAAGAAAAACTATCAGAAAATTCAAGAATGTCCAAATTGAAAAAGAAGATGCAATATCCTTAATTGAAGCGGCTATACAGGCACCATCAGCCCATAATTTTCAGCCGTGGGAATTTATACTTATCGATTCTAACGAAGTAAAAGAAAAGTTATCGTCCAAGATGGCTTCAACTTGGAAGAATAATCTAAAAAAAGACGGTAAATCGTCGTATGAGATTCAAGAAAGAATAAGTCTGTCAAAAGGGCGAATAAACAATGCTCCGTTTATAATTATTCCATGTTTTGACACTTCAAAGGTAGAAAAGTACGGCGATGAAAGAGACAATGCAGAATTTATAATGGGTGTACAGAGCGTGGCATTGGCTTCAGAAAATATTTTACTTAGAGCTACAGAAAAAGGATTTGGGGCATTATGGCTATGTGCGCCTCTCTTTTGCCCTGAAGATGTGAGAGAAGTTCTTGGAATTCCAAATCATATTTTGCCCCAGGAGATCCTAGTAATTGGGATACCAGACGAAGACCCGATAAAGCCAAAAAGAAGAGATCTAAACGATTTAATACATCACAACAAGTGGTAATATGATAACAGTCCTTTCAGGCGGTGGCGGAGGGGCCAAGTTTGTTGATGGACTTTCGAGTCTAACTCAAGATATTTCAGTAATTGCAAACACGGGTGATGATATTGAAATTTATGGCCTACATGTATCGCCCGACGTAGATACTATTATGTACACTCTTTCTGGAGAAATCGATGTTAAAAAAGGATGGGGCATAAAAAATGACACTTTTGTCTGCCAGAAATATCTCAAATCATTGGGATATGAGGACTGGATAAGCCTGGGTGATAAAGACTTAGCAGTGCACATAAAGAGAACAGAACTTCTTAAATCAGGTAAAACTATGACTGAAGTAACATCTGAACTTTGCAAAAGATTTGGAGTAAACATCCCATTAATCCCAATGACAGATGATTTTTTTCAAACACACATTGAGTTAGATAGCAAGACAATTCATTTTGAAGAGTACTATATCACAAGGCCAAAAGGAATGATAAAGAATATTATTTATAAAGGTAAAAAAAAGGCAAAACCATCTGATGAGTTTCTGAACGCGCTTGATATTTCAGATTGGGTAATCCTCCCTCCCTCTAATCCTTTGGTGAGCATAGGTACAATTTTATCTCTAAAAGGTATAAAAAAGAGCATAAGAGAAAAAAAAGTGATAGGCGTGTCCCCTCTTATTCAGGGAAGGGCAATAAAAGGGCCACTAGTTGAGCTTATGAACTCCTTAGATTATGAGGTAAATTCTTTTGGTGTGGCAAAGTACTATGAAGGGTTATTGGATATATTTATAATCGATACTATGGAATCTGATTTAGCAGAAAGAATTAGTGGAGAACTTGGCATGGAAGTATTTACAACTGACACTTTGATGAAGACAAGAAAGGATAGAGCAAAGCTATCTAAGTTCGTCCTCAATAGGATGGATTAAATGGCCTTACCGGTACTCCTCCCTTTAAAATATGTCAATTTTTCTAAATCTAGGCTTAATGAAATATTAGGCCAGAATAAAAAACATCTTGTCATCGCACTTTTAGAAGACATGATCTCATTACTCCAAAAGTATCCAGAAATTGAGATATATCTTCTTACAAAAAAAGAAAATCTGGATATCATCCCAAAGGAGTTGGGCGTCAGATTCATCTTTGAAGATGAAAAAGATTTGAATAGAGCTTTAGAAAAGGGCGTGAGTTTCATAAAAGGCAAAGGGGAAAAAGTTTTGATATTGCCTTTGGATTTGCCTTTCATTAATGAAGAAGACATTAAAAAACTTATTCTCATCGCTAAAGATGAAGGTGGTGCCATATCGCCTTCGTCTAGAGATGGCACTTCGGCGATGATACTGCCCCTAGATAGAAAATTTAAATTACAATTTGGTGAAAGAAGTTTTCAAAAACATCTGTCTGAATTTGAGAAAAAGAAGATTCCCTTTCAAATCCATTATTCAGAATCTTTGTATTATGATCTAGACACGCCTGAAGATGTCATGAGGGTATTGGATATAAAGAAGGATAGTAAGGCTTATTCTTTATTAAAAGATATCGCCTCTCCCGATTATAATTATGATAACTTAGTTGACAAGTAATCTATTATTCAAAATATTTTGGTGGACCGAAAGATTTATAAATTAGGCCAACCGAAACTATTTACTGATACAATGCCAAAACAGGATGTAGAAGAATATCTGGAAGCTATACTTGATCTAGTTACAGAGAAAGAGATAGCTAAGACAACAGACATTGCTCAAGTTTTGGGTGTTTCGCCATCAAGTGTAACAGAAGTAATCCAAAGGCTTAATAAAAATGATTTGATTTTTTATGAACCTTACAAAGGAGCTAAATTAACAGAAAAGGGATTGAAAATAGCCAATAAAATAAAAAGAAAACACAGACTGGTCGAAATATTTCTTTCTGATTATTTACACATCAATCCAGATAATGTTCATGCTGAAGCATGCAGAATGGAGCACTGCGTTTCAGATGAAGTTACTGATGCTTTATGTAAAATGATGGGAGGGCCATCAAAATGTCCGTGTGGCAAAGATATACCGAAATGCGATCCTGATAAGGATTGTGATATTTGTGAGAGGCGATAAGGCAATGAGTATGACAATAGCACTAGTAGGAAGCCCGAATGTGGGCAAAAGCGTAATATTTTCTCATCTTACTGGTAAGTATGTAACAGTGTCAAATTATCCTGGAACAACTGTTGAGTTGTCAAGAGGGAAGGGATTATTAGGACTTAAAAAAGTGGATATATTAGACACCCCTGGTTCAAACAGCCTTATTCCAATGTCTGAAGACGAGGAAGTAACTAGAAATGTATTGATTTCTGAAGAGATTGATTATGTGGTGCAGGTAGCAGATGAAAAAAATCTACAGAGAGCTTTAATGATCTCTTCAGAACTTTCTGAACTTGGATTACCTTTCACCCTTGTATTGAACATGGCTGACGAAGCTAGAAGGAAAGGGGTAATAATTGATATTGATAAACTT
The sequence above is a segment of the Methanofastidiosum sp. genome. Coding sequences within it:
- a CDS encoding alanine:cation symporter family protein — encoded protein: LGIFGTAVIVLCSILFGYSTILGWSYYGEKCFEYLFGVKKKYLYKIVFLFTVFFGSITYVDIVWNISDMFNGLMAIPNLIALVALGGIVVGEVKKYFK
- a CDS encoding nitroreductase family protein; translation: MGIDLIKKRKTIRKFKNVQIEKEDAISLIEAAIQAPSAHNFQPWEFILIDSNEVKEKLSSKMASTWKNNLKKDGKSSYEIQERISLSKGRINNAPFIIIPCFDTSKVEKYGDERDNAEFIMGVQSVALASENILLRATEKGFGALWLCAPLFCPEDVREVLGIPNHILPQEILVIGIPDEDPIKPKRRDLNDLIHHNKW
- the cofD gene encoding 2-phospho-L-lactate transferase, translating into MITVLSGGGGGAKFVDGLSSLTQDISVIANTGDDIEIYGLHVSPDVDTIMYTLSGEIDVKKGWGIKNDTFVCQKYLKSLGYEDWISLGDKDLAVHIKRTELLKSGKTMTEVTSELCKRFGVNIPLIPMTDDFFQTHIELDSKTIHFEEYYITRPKGMIKNIIYKGKKKAKPSDEFLNALDISDWVILPPSNPLVSIGTILSLKGIKKSIREKKVIGVSPLIQGRAIKGPLVELMNSLDYEVNSFGVAKYYEGLLDIFIIDTMESDLAERISGELGMEVFTTDTLMKTRKDRAKLSKFVLNRMD
- the cofC gene encoding 2-phospho-L-lactate guanylyltransferase; the encoded protein is MALPVLLPLKYVNFSKSRLNEILGQNKKHLVIALLEDMISLLQKYPEIEIYLLTKKENLDIIPKELGVRFIFEDEKDLNRALEKGVSFIKGKGEKVLILPLDLPFINEEDIKKLILIAKDEGGAISPSSRDGTSAMILPLDRKFKLQFGERSFQKHLSEFEKKKIPFQIHYSESLYYDLDTPEDVMRVLDIKKDSKAYSLLKDIASPDYNYDNLVDK
- a CDS encoding metal-dependent transcriptional regulator yields the protein MPKQDVEEYLEAILDLVTEKEIAKTTDIAQVLGVSPSSVTEVIQRLNKNDLIFYEPYKGAKLTEKGLKIANKIKRKHRLVEIFLSDYLHINPDNVHAEACRMEHCVSDEVTDALCKMMGGPSKCPCGKDIPKCDPDKDCDICERR